The Amycolatopsis sp. DG1A-15b genome window below encodes:
- the murD gene encoding UDP-N-acetylmuramoyl-L-alanine--D-glutamate ligase, whose amino-acid sequence MDFAGRHVLVAGAGVTGKSVVPVLVELGARVTVTDGNAERLAELEGLGAELVPGLTEPPSDVVLVVTSPGWRPTSPLLVAAAEAGVEVIGDVELAWRVGQLREHPPSWLVVTGTNGKTTTVGMLESILKVAGSNAVACGNIGYAALDAVRAGYDVLAVELSSFQLHWSSTLAPDAAVVLNLAEDHIDWHGSMAEYAAAKGRVYTRAKVAVHNADDDWSTRIAAEHAPDSARRVGFQLDTPRAGELGVVEDLLVDRAFVADPANSAEELATLSDVRPAGPHNVANALAAAALARAHGVSPEAVLKGLREYQPAPHRAVEVAEVAGVRYVNDSKATNPHAAAGSLRAHASIVWIAGGQLKGASVDELVSSIAGRLRGVVLLGVDSPVIAAAVARHAPDVPVNSLRPGDDEPMTAAVSAASAMARPGDVVLLAPAAASLDMFSSYGERGDAFAAAVRVLRDDAAGEPSDDS is encoded by the coding sequence TTGGACTTCGCCGGTCGTCACGTTCTCGTCGCCGGGGCCGGGGTCACCGGCAAGTCGGTGGTCCCGGTGCTGGTCGAGCTGGGTGCGCGCGTCACCGTCACCGACGGCAACGCCGAGCGCCTGGCCGAGCTGGAGGGCCTCGGCGCCGAGCTGGTGCCGGGCCTGACCGAGCCGCCTTCCGACGTCGTCCTGGTCGTCACCAGCCCGGGCTGGCGGCCGACGTCACCGCTGCTGGTGGCCGCCGCCGAAGCCGGTGTCGAGGTCATCGGCGACGTCGAGCTGGCCTGGCGGGTCGGGCAGCTGCGCGAGCACCCGCCGTCCTGGCTGGTGGTGACCGGCACCAACGGCAAGACGACCACCGTGGGCATGCTCGAGTCGATCCTCAAGGTCGCCGGCAGCAACGCCGTGGCCTGCGGGAACATCGGCTACGCGGCGCTCGACGCGGTCCGCGCCGGGTACGACGTGCTGGCCGTGGAGCTGTCGAGCTTCCAGCTGCACTGGTCCTCGACCCTCGCCCCGGACGCCGCCGTGGTGCTGAACCTGGCCGAGGACCACATCGACTGGCACGGCTCGATGGCCGAGTACGCGGCCGCCAAGGGCCGCGTTTACACCCGGGCCAAGGTCGCGGTGCACAACGCCGACGACGACTGGTCCACCCGGATCGCCGCCGAGCACGCGCCCGACAGCGCCCGCCGCGTCGGCTTCCAGCTCGACACCCCGCGCGCCGGTGAGCTGGGCGTGGTCGAGGACCTGCTGGTCGACCGCGCCTTCGTCGCCGACCCGGCGAACAGCGCCGAGGAACTCGCCACGCTCTCCGACGTGCGCCCGGCGGGCCCGCACAACGTCGCGAACGCCCTCGCCGCGGCCGCGCTCGCCCGCGCCCACGGCGTCTCGCCGGAGGCCGTGCTGAAGGGCCTGCGCGAGTACCAGCCGGCCCCGCACCGGGCCGTCGAGGTCGCCGAGGTGGCCGGGGTGCGGTACGTCAACGACTCGAAGGCGACCAACCCGCACGCGGCCGCCGGGTCCCTGCGGGCGCACGCGAGCATCGTGTGGATCGCCGGTGGCCAGCTCAAGGGCGCGTCGGTCGACGAACTGGTGAGCAGCATCGCAGGCCGTCTGCGCGGTGTTGTGCTACTCGGCGTCGATTCACCCGTGATCGCCGCCGCGGTTGCGCGACACGCGCCGGATGTCCCGGTGAACAGCCTCCGTCCGGGTGACGATGAACCCATGACTGCGGCGGTGAGTGCGGCCAGCGCGATGGCCCGACCCGGTGACGTGGTGCTGCTGGCACCCGCCGCGGCGTCGTTGGACATGTTCTCGAGCTACGGCGAGCGCGGCGACGCGTTCGCCGCGGCCGTGCGTGTCCTCCGCGACGACGCAGCGGGGGAGCCGAGTGACGACAGCTGA
- the mraY gene encoding phospho-N-acetylmuramoyl-pentapeptide-transferase, whose amino-acid sequence MISILIAAAAGLLVSIMLTPYLIRVFSRQGFGQEIREEGPQGHKSKRGTPTMGGVAIIIAMVVGYFAAHLINWMFNSRSGAPTASGLLVLMLAVGLGIVGFLDDFIKIRKQRNLGLNKTAKLVGQLVVTIAFAVLALNFPNQHGITPASESLSYVRDLALITFPSVIFVIFCYVVISGWSNAVNFTDGLDGLAGGAAAMVLATYVVISFWQERLSCANAPAAACYDVRDPLDLAVVAAAATGACVGFLWWNAAPAKIFMGDTGSLALGGLVAGLSMTTRTELLAIVIGGLFMVEMISVVAQIAVFRTTRRRLFRMAPFHHHFELAGWAETTVIIRFWLLSAICCMFGLGLFYSEQLGLGG is encoded by the coding sequence GTGATCAGCATCCTGATCGCGGCCGCGGCGGGCCTGCTGGTCTCCATCATGCTGACGCCCTACCTGATCCGGGTCTTCTCCCGGCAGGGCTTCGGCCAGGAGATCCGCGAGGAAGGCCCCCAGGGACACAAGTCCAAGCGCGGTACCCCGACCATGGGCGGTGTCGCGATCATCATCGCGATGGTCGTCGGGTACTTCGCCGCGCACCTGATCAACTGGATGTTCAACTCCCGCAGCGGCGCGCCGACGGCCTCCGGGCTGCTCGTGCTGATGCTCGCGGTGGGCCTGGGGATCGTCGGGTTCCTCGACGACTTCATCAAGATCCGCAAGCAGCGCAACCTGGGGCTGAACAAGACCGCGAAGCTGGTCGGGCAGCTCGTCGTCACCATCGCGTTCGCGGTGCTGGCGCTGAACTTCCCGAACCAGCACGGCATCACGCCGGCGTCGGAGAGCCTCTCCTACGTCCGCGACCTCGCGCTGATCACCTTCCCGTCGGTGATCTTCGTGATCTTCTGCTACGTCGTGATCTCCGGCTGGTCGAACGCGGTCAACTTCACCGACGGCCTCGACGGCCTGGCCGGTGGCGCGGCGGCGATGGTGCTGGCCACCTATGTCGTGATCTCGTTCTGGCAGGAGCGGCTGTCCTGCGCCAACGCGCCGGCCGCCGCCTGCTACGACGTCCGCGACCCGCTGGACCTGGCCGTGGTCGCCGCCGCGGCGACCGGTGCCTGCGTGGGCTTCCTCTGGTGGAACGCGGCCCCGGCGAAGATCTTCATGGGCGACACCGGCTCGCTGGCCCTCGGCGGCCTGGTCGCCGGCCTGTCCATGACGACCCGCACCGAGCTGCTGGCCATCGTCATCGGCGGCCTGTTCATGGTCGAGATGATCTCGGTGGTCGCGCAGATCGCGGTGTTCCGGACGACCCGGCGCAGGTTGTTCCGGATGGCGCCGTTCCACCACCACTTCGAGCTCGCCGGGTGGGCCGAAACCACGGTGATCATCCGGTTCTGGCTGCTCTCGGCGATCTGCTGCATGTTCGGGCTCGGCCTGTTCTACAGCGAGCAGCTGGGCCTCGGGGGCTGA